GCCATTCCAGCTGACCGTCCGGCCCTCAGCCGCTGCCCGACGGCGCCGGCGGCCGCACCCACACCGACAGCGCGGCCGGCGCGCCCGTGCAGGGCGTCATCTGCAGCGCGCGCCATTTGTCGGCCGGGCTGAAGGTGGTGTCCGAACTGGCGCCGGCCACCACGCACAGGCCGCTGCCGCGCAGCTCCAGCCGGCCGTCGCTGCGGAAGTCGAAGGCCTGCAGCGCGGCGCTGGCGAAGGGCAGGGGCTCCGACACATGGGGCGTGACGCAGGGCTGGGCCAGCAGCGGCATCTGCGCCAGGCTGCGGCCGTTGCGGCCCAGCGCGGTCATGCAGACCTGTAGCCGGTAGAAGCGGACCTGGCCGCTGGCGGGGTCGTAGCGCACCGCCTGGTCCGGATAGGTGGCCGGGCCCTTGCAGTTGTGCGCGGCCAGCGGGATCGTGACATCGATCCAATCGCCCGAGCCGGCGATGTCGATGCAATAGCCGTCCTGCGGCCGGTCCAGCCGGTCCGCCAGCGCCAGATAGGGCTTGGGCTGGGCAAATACCGCGGCCGGGTTGCCATAGCCGGCCAGCACGGCCAGCAGGGTCAGGCCCAGCAGCCGGCCGGCGGTGCCGCCTTTGCGGGCAGGCGGGTGGTCGATGCTCATCGTCTAGTCCTCTCCCAGGTCGAACAGCAGTAAGTCGGCGGGCGCCTCCGGCGCGGCCTCCAGCTCGAAGGCGGCGCCGCGCGGCCAGGCCAGCGCATCGCCGGCCTGCAGCAGCTCCTCGGTGTCCCGCGTGGCCGGGCGCAGCCGCACCACGCCGGACACCACATGCAGGTACAGGCGCCGGCCCGCCGCCAGCGGGTTGGCCAGCCCCTGGCCGGCCGGCAGCCGGGCGCGCAGCACGCGCGCCTCGGCATCGATCGCCAGCGCCTCGGGCTCGCCATGGCCGGAGGCCCAGAGCTGCCAGCGGCCCTCGCGGCCGGCCTCGGCGAAGGCGCTCCAGGCGATGCCCGGCTCGGCGTCCTGCCGGCGCGGCAGCAGCCAGAGCTGCAGATGGTGGTCCTCCTGCTCGGGCGAGGCATTCATCTGGCTGTGCCAGATGCCGCGACCGGCGTGCATCACCAGCAGCTCGCCGGGCTGCACGTCCAGCCGGTTGCCGAGCGAATCCTCATGCTGCACGGCGCTGCGCAGCGGCATCAGGAGGATCTCCATGTCCCGGTGCGGGTGCATGCCGAAGCCGCTGGCCGGCCGGATGAAGTCCTCGTTCAGCACTCGCAGCGCCCCGAAATGCTCGCGCCCGGGCGGCGCGTAGTCGGCGAAGGCGAAGCTGAAGCGGGCGTCGAGCCAATCGGTCCGCATGCGGCCGCGCTCGGCACCGCGGCGGATCTCGTAGGGGGAGGAGGGAAGAGCCATGCGCCGATGCTAGGCAGTAGCTGCAGGAATGGATGACACTTCGGGGAATTGGTTTGATTCCAAAGAGGAAGTAATTGATGGCGGATTCCCCCAGCCTGCAGTCCCTGCGCGCCTTCCGGGCGGTGGCCGAGTCCGGCAGCTTCGCCCGCGCGGCGGCGCGGCTGGGCGTGACCGGCAGCGCCGTCACCAAGCTGGTGGCCGGGCTGGAGCAGGCGCTGGGCGTGCAGCTGCTGCAGCGCAGCACCCGCCGGGTCGGGCTGACGATGGCCGGCGAGGCCTTCCTGCCCGACTGCGCGCAGCTGCTGGACGATGCCGAGGCGGCGCTGGCGCGGGTGCGCGCGCTCGGCGATGCGCCGCGCGGCACCCTGCGCATCGCGCTGCCGACCTCGTTCGCGCTGCGCTGCCTGAGCGCGCGCCTGCCCGAGTTTCTGCTGCGTCATCCGGAGCTGCGCCTGGACCTGTCGCTGAACGACCGCTATGTGGACCTGGTGGCCGAGCGCTTCGACGGCGCGGTGCGCATCGGTAGCCGGCCGCTGCCCGATTCCAGCCTGGTGGCGCGGCCGCTGGGCCGGGTGCCGCGGGTGCTGGTCGCCGCGTCGCGCTATCTGCGCCAGGCCCCGGCGCTGGTGACACCGGCGGACCTGGTGGCGCACCAGGCCCTGGTCTATGCGCTGTCCAGCAGCGGCGATGCCTGGCCCTTCCGGATCGAGGACCGGGAGCTGGAGGTCGAGGTGAGCGGCTGCCTGCGCGTCGACAACAGCCTGGCGCTGCGCGAGACCCTGCTGGCAGGCCTGGGGCTGGCGCTGACGCCGCGCTTCGTCGTCGACGACCTGCTGGCCGATGGCCGGCTGCTGCCGCTGCTGGAGCCCTTCCTGCCCGCGCCGCTGACGGTCTATGCGGTCACCACCGCGCGCCGCTCCTTCTCGCCGCGGGCGCGGGTGTTCTTCGATTTCCTGGCGCAGGAGCTGGAGCGGGCCGGCTACGGCCTGGACTGAACGGGGAGGGCCGGGTCTTGCCCGGCGGCTTCAGTCGACGAAGGGCCGCACCCGCGCGATCAGCCGCTCGGCATAGTCCTGCTTCTCGCCCACCGGCGCCACATAGTGCAGCGCCTCGCGCGCGGCCGCCTCGCCGGCCTTCAGGAGCATCACCCAGGTGGCCAGGTATTGCGAGGCCAGGCAGCCGCCGGCGGTGGCGACCGGGCCCTGGGCATGGAAGGGCTCGTCCAGCACGCGCACGCCGGCCTCGACCACCCAGGGCTTGGTCGTCAGGTCGGTGCAGGCCGGGCGGTCGCCCAGCAGGCCCAGGCGCGCCAGCAGCAGGGTGCCCGAGCATTGCGCGCCGACCAGCTGCTTGACCGGGTCCAGCTGCAGCCGGTCCAGCAGCGCGCCGTTCTCGGCGATTGCGCGGGTGTAGAGGCCGGAGCCGAACAGCACCACCTCGGCCTCGTTGGCCCATTCCAGCGGGCGTTGCAGCTGCACGCTGACGCCGTTCATCGAGGTGACATGGCCGCCGGGCCCGCACAGCTCGGCCGCGAAGCCTAGCGGCTTGAGCCGGTTCAGCAGGCCCAGCGCGATGAAGCTGTCCAGCTCGTTGAAGCCGTCGAAGGTCAGGATGGCGATGCGGGTGCTGCGCTGCATGGGCGCATTGTGATTGTCTTGTTCGGTCTGCGGAAGTTCCGACCCTGACGCCGTCATGAACACCTAGAAGGAAAGACCTGACCCCCTTGTCGCTCCCTTGGCTCTTGGGCTACGCTGGCCCGGACAGACCTGCGGCAACAGCAGGCATGCCGCTCGTCGGGACGGCGCAGTAATGAGTCCGATGGTCAAGATGGTGAGGCCGGCATGCCCCTGCGGCCTCCCGTTCAAGGAGGTTGGCATGAGCAGCAGCAAGAGTTCCTTGTTGAGGTCCTTCGAGTTCCCGGTCGCGGTGCTGGACCGGGATTTCCAGGCCGAGCATATCGGCGGCATCCTGGTGCGCGCGCTGGCGCAGGAGCTGCAGCAGCAGGGCGCCCAGGTGCTCAGCGGCCTGACCCTGGAGGATGTGCGGGTCGGCGGCCGCAGCTTCAACGCGGTGTCCGCGGTGCTGGTGTCGATCGACGGCAGCGAGGCCCAGGGCGAGGCGCAATGGGCCGAGATGCAGTCGCTGCTGGCCCTGGTGCGCGAGCGCCATGGCCGGCTGCCGATCTTCCTGTACGGCGAGCGGCGCACCGCCGAGGCGCTGCCGACGCGGCTGCTGCGCGAGGTGCAGGGCTACATCTACCTGTTCGAGGACACCAAGACCTTCATCGCGCGCCAGGTGCTGCGCGCCGCCGAGGACTATGTGGAGAGCCTGTTCCCGCCCTTCTTCAAGGCGCTGGTACGGCATTGCCTGGAGTCCAATATGTCCTGGCACACGCCGGGCCATGCGGGCGGCGTGGCCTTCACCAAGAGTCCGGTGGGGCGCACCCTGCACCAGTTCTTCGGCGAGAACACGCTGCGCTCCGACCTGTCGATCTCGGTGCCCGAGCTGGGTTCGCTGCTGGACCATTCCGGCCCGATCAAGGCCGCCGAGGCGGCCGCCGCGCGCAACTTCGGCGCCGACCACACCTTCTTCGTCACCAACGGCACCTCGACCGCCAACAAGATCGTCTGGCATGGCAATGTGGGCCGCGACGACATCGTCTTCATCGACCGCAACTGCCACAAGTCGCTGCTGCACGCGATGATCATGACCGGCGCGATCCCCTGCTACTTCCGGCCCTCGCGCAATGCGCACGGCATCATCGGCCCGATCTCGCGCGATCAGTTCGAACCCGAGGCGATGCGCGCGGTGGTGGCGGCCCATCCGCTGGCCGGCAAGATCGCCGGCGGCAGGCCGCGCATGGCGGTGGTCACCAACTCCACCTACGACGGGCTCTGCTACAACGCGCGCCAGATCACCGACACGATCGGTAGCGGCGTCGACTTCCTGCATTTCGACGAGGCCTGGTACGCCTACGCGGCCTTCCATCCCTTCTATGCCGGGCGCTACGGCATGGACAAGGGCGGCGAGCGCGCCGAGCACCCGGTGGTCTTCACCACCCATTCGACGCACAAGCTGCTGGCCGCCTTCTCGCAGGCCTCGATGATCCATGTCCGGAACTCGCGCCAGCGCCGCCTCGACGTGGACCGCTTCAACGAGGCCTTCATGATGCACACCTCGACCTCGCCCAACTACGCGATCATCGCGGGTTGCGACGTGGCCTCTCACATGATGGAGGGCGCGGCCGGGCCCTCGCTGGTGCAGGAGATGCATGGCGAGGCGATGCGTTTTCGCGTCGCGATGCAGCATATCCGCGGCGAGCTGGCGCGCGAGGACTGGTGGTTCGAGGTCTGGCAGCCGGAGGCGATCGCCCGGCGCCTGGCCTCGGGCGACGACGCGGCGATCGCCCAGACCCGCGCGGAGGACTGGGTGCTGGAGCCCGGCGCCGCCTGGCATGGCTTCGGCGAACGCCTGGCCGAGGACTATGTGCTGATCGACCCGATCAAGGTGACGATCACGATGCCGGGCCTGGACATCGCCGGCGCGATGGCCGGGCAGGGCATCCCGGCGGCCGTGGTCTCCAAGTTCCTGTGGACGCGCGGCATCGTGGTCGAGAAGACCGGGCTCTACTCCTTCCTGGTGCTGTTCTCGATGGGCATCACCAAGGGCAAGTGGAGCACCCTGGTGGCCGAGCTGCTGGCCTTCAAGAACCTCTACGACCGCGACGCGCCGCTGGCCGAGGCGCTGCCGCAGCTGGTCGAGCAGGCAAGCGCGGTCTATGCCGGCATGGGCCTGCGCGGGCTGTGCCAGCGCCTGCACGAGTTCAACCGCGAGCACCGCATGCCGGCCGTGCTCAACGAGATGTACACCGAGCTGCCGAGCATGGTGCTGCGCCCGGCCGATGCCTATGACGCCCTGGTGCATGGCCGGGTCGAGCATGTCGGCATCGACGCGCTGGACGGCCGGGTCGCCGCCGCGATGCTGGTGCCCTATCCGCCGGGCATCCCGCTGATCATGCCGGGCGAGCGCTACGACGAGCGCACCCGCGCGATCGTCGACTACCTGCACCTGGCCCAGGCCCAGGACGCGCTGCTGCCCGGCTTCGAATCGGACATCCACGGCGTCGTGCGCGACGGTGACGGCCGCTACCTGGTCGAGGTGCTGAAAGCGCGCGACGGAGCCGCGCAATGACGGCCGCCGCGAAGAAGATGACGGTCAGCCAGCTGACCATCCTGACCGCGGTCAACATGATCGGCTCCGGCATCGTGCTGCTGCCGGCCAAGCTGGCCCAGGTCGGCACGATCTCGATCCTGTCCTGGCTGGTGACGGCCGCCGGCTCGCTGTGCCTGGCCTATGCCTTCGCGCGCTGCGGCATGCTCAGCCGCAAGCCCGGCGGCATGGGCGGCTATTCGGAATACGCCTTCGGCCTGGGCGGCAACTACATGGCCAACTTCACCTACGGCATCTCGCTGGTGATCGCCAATGTCGCGATCGCCACCACCGCGGTGGGCTATGCCGAGGAGCTGTTCCGCCTCAAGCTGAGCCCGCTGGCGGTCGGCCTGTCGACCATCGCGCTGCTGTGGCTCACCACCATCGCCAACTTCGGCGGCGCCAGCATCACCGGGCGCATCGGCAGCCTGACCGTCTGGGGCGTGATCCTGCCGGTGGCCGGCATGGCCACCTTGGGCTGGTTCTGGTTCGAGCCGGCGCTCTATGTCGCGGCCTGGAACCCGCATGGCCTGTCGCTGCTGGAGGCGATGGGCGCCTCGGTGGCGATCACGCTGTGGGCCTTCCTGGGCCTGGAGTCGGCCTGCGCCAATGCCGACGCGGTCGAGAACCCGGAGCGCAATGTGCCGATCGCGGTGCTGGGCGGCACCATCGGCGCGGCGGTGATCTACATCCTGTCGACCAATGTGATCGCCGGCATCGTGCCGAACGCCGACCTGGCCGCCTCCACCGCGCCCTTCGGCCTGGCCTTTGCGCGCATGTTCAACCCGATGATCGGCGACGTGGTCTCGGCGCTGATGGTGCTGGCCTGCGTCGGCTCGCTGCTGGGCTGGCAGTTCACCGTGGCCCAGGTGTTCAAGAGCTCGGCCGATGTCGGCTACTTCATTTCGATCTTTGCGAAGGCCACGGCCAAGGGCGTGCCGATCGCCGGCATGCTGATCCTGGGCGTGGCGCAGACCGCGCTGGGCCTGCTGACCATCAGCCCGGACCTGACCAAGCAGTTCGATGCGCTGGTCAACCTGGCGGTGGTGACCAATATCGTGCCCTATGTGATGTCGATGGGCGCGATCTTCATCATCCAGAAGGCCTACAAGGTGACCCCGGCCAAGGCCCTGCTGACCAATGTCGTCGCCAGCATCGGCGCGGCCTACAGCTATTACGCGATCTACAGCTCGGGCTCGCAGGCGATCACCCTGGCCTTCTATGTCGTGATGCTGGGCTTCACCCTGTGGGGCGTCGCCGGCCTGCGTTTCCTGAAGAACGGCCGCGAGAGCCTCTGAGCGACGGGGAGTCAAGACATGGATCAAAGCAAACAACTGTTCAAGATCGCGATGGACCCGGCCCTGCAGGGCCTGTTCATCACGCCGCAGGCCCAGGTGGACGTGTTCGCCACCGATTTCACCGACATCGCCGCCGCCGTCGTGCGCCATGCCGAGGCCGGTCGGGTGCTGGAGGCGCTGGCGCACCGCGGCTTCGCGGTGCCGCTGTTCGTCACCGTCGAGCCGGGCGAGGCGCTCGGCGAAGCGCTGCTGCCGCGCGTGGCCGGCGTGATCCAGCTGGGCCATGGCGGGCGCCACTACCACGGCCGTCAGATCGCCGATGCGGCCGAGCGCTATGCCGACGGTCTGCTGCCGCCCTTCTTCCGCACCCTGCGCGACTATGTGCGGCGCGGCCATGTGGAGTTCGACTGCCCCGGCCACCAGGGCGGCCAGTTCTTCTCCAACCATCCGCTGGGCCGGATGTTCTTCGACTTCTACGGCGAGACCCTGTTCCGCTCCGACCTCTGCAATGCCGACGTCAAGCTCGGCGACCTGCTGATCCACGAGGGCCCGGCGCTGCAGGCGCAGAAGAACGCCGCGCGCATCTACAACGCCGACAAGAGCTACTTCGTGCTGAACGGCACCTCCACCTCCAACAAGGTGGTGCTGAACGCGCTGCTGGCGCCCGGCGACCTGGTGCTGTTCGACCGCAACAACCACAAGTCGGTGCACCTGGGCGCGCTGGTGCTGGCCGGCGCGCAGCCGGTCTACCTGGAGACCGCGCGCAATGCCTGGGGCTTCATCGGCGGCATCGACGCCCAGGCCTTCGACGAGGCGGCGATCCGCGCCGCGATCCGCGAGGTGGCGCCGGAGCGCGCCGATGCGCCGCGCCCCTTCCGCGTCGCGGTGATCCAGCTCGGTACCTACGACGGCACGATCTACAACGCGCGCCAGGTGGTGGACCGCATCGGCCGGCTGTGCGACTACATCCTGTTCGATTCCGCCTGGGTCGGCTACGAGCAGTTCATCCCGATGATGCGCGACTGCTCGCCGCTGCTGCTGGAGCTGGGGCCGGAGGATCCGGGCCTGTTCGTGACCCAGTCGGTGCACAAGCAGCAGGCCGGCTTCTCGCAGAGCTCGCAGATCCACAAGAAGGACCGCCACATCAAGGGCCAGCAGCGCTACTGCAACCACAAGCGCTTCAACAACGCCTTCATGATGCATGCGTCGACCAGCCCCTTCTATCCGATGTTCGCGGCGCTGGACGTCAACGCGCAGATACACGACGGCCCGGCCGGCCGGCGCCTGTGGCGCGATTGCGTGAGAAACGGCGTCGAGGCGCGCAAGCTGCTGCTGAAGAGCTGCCGCCATATCGCGCCCTTCATCCCGCGTCAGGTCGACGGCCGGCCCTGGGCCGAGCACCCGACCGAGCAGATCGTCGACGAGCTGCGCTTCTTCCGCTTCCAGCCCGGCGAGAGCTGGCATGGCTTCGAGGGCTACGCCGAGAACCAGTACTTCGTCGACCCCTGCAAGCTGCTGCTGACCACGCCGGGCATCGCGCGCGACACGCATGAATACGAGCCCTTCGGCGCGCCGGCCGCGGTGCTGGCGCATTTCCTGCGCGAGCAGGGCGTGATCCCGGAGAAGTCCGACCTCTACTCGATCCTGTTCCTGCTGACCCCGTCCGAGAGCTTCGGCAAGCTGCAGAGCCTGATCGCGCGCCTGGTGCAGTTCGAGCATCACCTGGAGAACGACAGCCCGCTGCGCGAGGTGCTGCCCAGCCTGTGCGTCGCGCATCCGCAGGTCTACGAGGGCCTGCGCCTGCGCCAGCTGTGCCAGCGCATGCACGACTTCTACCGCGAGCACGACATCAAGCGCCGGCAAAAGGAGATGTTCCGCCGCCAGCACCTGCCGCGCCGGGCCATGACGCCGCAGGCGGCGAACGCCGCGCTGGTGCGCAACGAGGTGGAGCTGGTGCCGCTGTCGGCCATCGAGGGCCGCATCGCGGCCGAGGGCGCGCTGCCCTATCCGCCGGGCGTGCTGTGCGTGGTGCCGGGCGAGGTCTGGGGCGGGCCGGCGCTGCGCTACTTCCGGACCCTGGAGGCCGGCATCAATGCGCTGCCGGGCTTCGAGCCGGAGCTGCAGGGCGTCTATGTCAGGGCCGAGGCCGACGGCCTGCGGCGCGCCTATGGCTATGTGCTGAAAAAGGGCTGACCCGGCTCCGTCATTGCACCTTCAGCTTGGCCAGCGCCGGATCGAGGTCCGGATAGCGCAGCGGCAGCGCCTGCAGGCTGGTCTTCAGCAGGCGCGCGATCATCAGGTTGCGGTGCGTCTTGGAATCGGCCGGCACGATATGCCAGGGCGCCCAGGGGCTGGCGGTGGCGCCGAGCGCGCGGCCGTAGGCGCGCTGGTAGGCGTCCCATTGCGCGCGCGTCTGCAGGTCCGAGGCCTGGAACTTCCAGCGTTTCTCCGGGTCGTCCAGGCGCGCCTGCAGGCGCTCGCGCTGCTCGTCCTTGGAGATGTGCAGCATGAACTTCAGGATCACGGTGCCGGTCTCGCTGAGCAGGCGCTCGAAGTCGCGGATCTGCGCGTAGCGCTGCCTGGCCTGCTTGGTGTCGATCGCGCCGTTGACCAGTGGCACCAGCACGTCCTCGTAATGGCTGCGGTTGAACACCGTGATCTCGCCGGCCGCCGGCACCTGCTGGTGGATGCGCCACAGATAGTCATGGTCGCGCTCCGCGCTGCTGGGCGCCTTCCAGCTCACCGTGTGCACGCCCAGCGGGCTCATGCGGCCGAACACGCCGCGCAGGGTGCCGTCCTTGCCGCTGGTGTCCAGCCCCTGCAGCACCACCAGCAGCTTGAAGCGCCGGTCGGCATAGAACAGGTTCTGCAGCGCGTCCAGCTCGAGCGCCAGCGCCTCGACCTCGCGCTTGTCGGCCGCCTTGTCGCCGCCGGAGCAGGGCTTGGCGGCGGGATCGAAGTCGACCAGGTCGAGCTCGGTCTCGGCGGCGAGGCGGTAGGGGGCCAGCGGGTCATGCGGCTTTGGCATCGGCAGCTCCGATCGTGAGGACATGAAGATGGTAGCCGCGCGGCTTCGGCTAAGCTGGTCGGACAAGGGAGAGGAGCCGCGGCGATGCGATGGCTTGAACGTTCACGGGATTCGGTGCATGGCGCGACGATCGCCTGCACCCTGCCGCTGCTGTGCTGGCCACAGGCGCGCGTGCCGGCCGCGCTCTACCTCGGCTATGCCCTGATCTTCGCGACCCTGGCGCTGCTGTGGCACCAGATATGGCGGGAGGGCGGCTTGAATCGGACCTTGAGCGAGATCTATCGGCACCACCAGACGCAGCCCGGGCGGCGCTTCGAGCCGATGGCGATACTGGCGCAGATGCTGGGGTCGATCGCGCTGATCGTGCTGCCCGGCTGAGCCAAAGCGCTCAGCGGCGCCGGCGCAGCGCCCAGGCGGCCAGCGCGCTGTAGGCCAGCGCCTGCAAGGTCAGCGCCAGGGCCTCGGCCTGTACCGCCTGCAGCGGCGCGCCCATCTGGTTCAGGCGCAGGAAGGCCTGGATGCCCGGCACCGCCGGGATGAACAGCTCGCCCAGCCACCACAGCGGCGCCGGCAGCGCCTCGCGCGGCCAGGAGAAGCCGGCCAGGAAGGCGATCGGCAGCGAGCTGGCCAGCAGCAGCTGCATCGCGCGCTCGCGCTCGGCCAGCAGCGCGCCCAGCGCCACGCCGGCCGCGGCTACCGCCCAGGCGAAGGGCAGGAGCAGCAGCGCGGCGCCGGCCTGGTTGCCGCCATGCGCATAGCCGAAGAAGGGGAAGATCAGCACGAAGAACCAGGCGCCGCTGGCCAGCCCGAAGGCGGCGAAGGCGGCGATGCGCGCGCTCCAGACCGCGGCGCCCTCGGCCGGCCGGGCCGGCCCTGTTATCTCGAAGCGCTGGCCCACCCACATCGCGACGCCGATCAGCAGCAGCTGCTGCACGATCAGCACCGCCACCGCCGGCACCACCGCGCTGCCATAGCCCTCATGCGGGTTGTACAGCGCCCCCAGCTGCAGGTTCAGCGGGTTGCGGCCGGCCGCGGCCTGCTGCGGCGACTGGCCGTGCGCCTGCAGCTGGCGCAGCTCGATGCCGGCCGAGACGGTGCCGATCACCTCGGCGAAGCCCAGCAGCGCGATCTTGTTGGGCAGGAAATAGGCGCCGTCGGCCAGCACCGGCACGACCTGACCCCGGCCGCGGCCCGCCTCGCGCTTCAGCCCGGCGGGCAGCAGCGCATAGGCTCGGATCTCACCGGCCGCCAGCGCGGCGCGCGCCTCGCCCTCGTCGGCGGTCAGCAGGCGCAGCTCCAGCCGCGGGCTGGCCTGGGTGAAGCGCTGGATCTGCCGGCTCAGCGCGCTGTGGTCCTGGTCGACCAGCGCGACCGGCACGCGCTGCAGCTGCTCGGTCGAATAGGGCCAGGGGTAGAAGAAGGAATAGAGCAGCGGCGCGATCGCCAGCATCAGCAGCACGCCGGCATCGCCCAGCACCGAGCGCCAGGTGCGCAGGACCTCGGCCAGCCAGGTACGTAGCATCAGCGCTTCCCCCAGGCGGCGGGATCATGGGCGACGCGCGGCAGGCGCCAGGCCGCCAGGGCCAGCAGCGCCAGCGTGCCGGCCAGCAGCGCACCCAGCAGCGGCAGCGCGGCGCGCGCGGCCCAGCCCTGCTGCAGCAGGCCCACCTGGACCTGCAGGGTCCAGGTCAGCGGCAGGGCCTCGGCCCACAGCCGCGCCCCCTCGGGCATGGCCATCAGCGGAAAGCCAATGCCGGAAAAGGCGAAGGCCGGCGCGGTGATGAAGCCGGCGGCCGACAGCGCCAGCCGCAGCGAGCGCGCCAGCAGTGCCAGCGCCGCACCCAGCGCCAGGTACAGCGCTAGCAGCGCGGCATGCAGGGCCAGCAGCATGGCGCCCGACTGCAGCAGCCCGAGGCCCTGCAGGGCCAGCAGGATCAGCGCGTCGGTGGCGCACAGCAGCAGCCAGGCCGGCGCCAGCTTGGCCAGCAGGGCCGGCCAGGCGCGGCCGCCGGCGGCGTCCAGCCAGGCGGGGCTGCTGGCGTCGCGCAGCTCGCGCCCGGCGGTCCAGGCGCCGGCCACCATCGCCAGCAGGTGCAGCAGCGCCGGCATCAGCGCGGTGGCGAGGAACTGCTGGTAGTTCAGCGCGGTGTTGTACTGCGAGGCCAGGCCGGCGCGCAGCGGCTCGAAGCTTTGAGCCGCGGCCAGCGGGCTCTGCCCGCGCTTCTCGCGCGCCAGGAGCTCGATGCCGGCCGACATCGTGCCCACCGCGCCGCGCACATCCTTCTGGATCAGGCCCGAATGGGTCGAGAACTGCGCGTTGTGCAGCAGCTGCACCTGGGCGGCGCGGCCGCGCTTGAGCTCGCGCGCCAGGCCGGCGGGGATCACCAGCAGCGCATAGACCCGGCCGTCGCGCAGCAGGGCGCGCGCCTCGGCCGGGTCGGCCGGCGCGGCGCTCAGCGCCAGGCCCGGCGCCGCATCGAGCAGGCGCTGCAGCTGGCGCGAGGGGCCGCTGTGGTCCTGGTCCAGCACCGCGATCGGCAGCCGCGTCGCCAGGCCGGCCGAGAAGGTCCACAGCATCAGCAGGCCCAGCAGCAGCGGCACCCAGCCGAGCATCGCCAGGTCCAGTGGATCGGCGCGCAGCCGGGCCCATTCGCGCGACCAGACGGCGCGCCTGCCCGGGCTCACAGCAGCACGCTCATGCCGGGGCGGGCATCCTTGATCGGGCTCAGCGGGCGGGCTTTCACCTCGAAGGTTTTCAGGTCATAGCCCTGGTTGCCGCGCGTCGCGCGCCAGGTGGCGAAATCGGGCAGGGCCTTGGAGGCGGTCACCTTGAAGCGCACCTTGCGGTCCTGCAGCGCCGGCAGCCGGGCCTCGAACTCCTGGCCCAGCGCGAAGCGGGCCAGCTGGTCCTCGCGCACATTGAACACGGCCCATTGGTCGGCCAGGTCGACGATGGTCGCCACCGGCACGCCGGCCGGCGACAGCTCGCCGACCTTGGCCAGCAGCTTGGCCACCTCGCCGGCCACCGGGCTCTTCAGCTCGGTCTCGGCGCGCGCCGCCTCGACCTCCTGCACCAGGCCCGCGACCTGGCGCGCCTGCGCCGTGGCGGCGGCCTGGTCCTCGCTGCGGGCGCCGGCCAGGGCCAGCTCCCACTGGGCCTTGGCGGCCTCGGCCAGGCGCTCGCTGGCGCGCCAGTTGGTGGCGGCCTCGTCGCGCTTCTGCGCGGCCACCAGGCCGTCCTTGAACAGGCTCTCGACCCGCGCGTGGCTGGCCTTGGCGAGATCGGCGCCGGCCTGGGCGCGCTCGTAATTGGCCTGGGCCATGCGGATCTCCTGCGGCCGCGCGCCGTTGCGCGCCTTCAGCGCGACGGCCGAGGCCGCCGCCTCGGCGCTGCTGGCCTGGGCCAGCTTGGCCGCGACCTCGGGGCTGTCGATGCGCAGCAGCAGCGCGCCCTTGGCGATGGTCTGGCCCTCCTGCACCGCCAGCTCGGCGATGCGGCCGGTCAGCTTGGGCGCGATGTCGGTTTCCTGCGCCTCCATCATGCCCTGGATCGGCGCCTGCTCCGGGCCGC
This genomic stretch from Roseateles sp. DAIF2 harbors:
- a CDS encoding HlyD family secretion protein translates to MKASKKILLPLALLIAAGLGICALWQAGRGPEQAPIQGMMEAQETDIAPKLTGRIAELAVQEGQTIAKGALLLRIDSPEVAAKLAQASSAEAAASAVALKARNGARPQEIRMAQANYERAQAGADLAKASHARVESLFKDGLVAAQKRDEAATNWRASERLAEAAKAQWELALAGARSEDQAAATAQARQVAGLVQEVEAARAETELKSPVAGEVAKLLAKVGELSPAGVPVATIVDLADQWAVFNVREDQLARFALGQEFEARLPALQDRKVRFKVTASKALPDFATWRATRGNQGYDLKTFEVKARPLSPIKDARPGMSVLL
- a CDS encoding ABC transporter permease, giving the protein MLRTWLAEVLRTWRSVLGDAGVLLMLAIAPLLYSFFYPWPYSTEQLQRVPVALVDQDHSALSRQIQRFTQASPRLELRLLTADEGEARAALAAGEIRAYALLPAGLKREAGRGRGQVVPVLADGAYFLPNKIALLGFAEVIGTVSAGIELRQLQAHGQSPQQAAAGRNPLNLQLGALYNPHEGYGSAVVPAVAVLIVQQLLLIGVAMWVGQRFEITGPARPAEGAAVWSARIAAFAAFGLASGAWFFVLIFPFFGYAHGGNQAGAALLLLPFAWAVAAAGVALGALLAERERAMQLLLASSLPIAFLAGFSWPREALPAPLWWLGELFIPAVPGIQAFLRLNQMGAPLQAVQAEALALTLQALAYSALAAWALRRRR
- a CDS encoding ornithine decarboxylase; this encodes MDQSKQLFKIAMDPALQGLFITPQAQVDVFATDFTDIAAAVVRHAEAGRVLEALAHRGFAVPLFVTVEPGEALGEALLPRVAGVIQLGHGGRHYHGRQIADAAERYADGLLPPFFRTLRDYVRRGHVEFDCPGHQGGQFFSNHPLGRMFFDFYGETLFRSDLCNADVKLGDLLIHEGPALQAQKNAARIYNADKSYFVLNGTSTSNKVVLNALLAPGDLVLFDRNNHKSVHLGALVLAGAQPVYLETARNAWGFIGGIDAQAFDEAAIRAAIREVAPERADAPRPFRVAVIQLGTYDGTIYNARQVVDRIGRLCDYILFDSAWVGYEQFIPMMRDCSPLLLELGPEDPGLFVTQSVHKQQAGFSQSSQIHKKDRHIKGQQRYCNHKRFNNAFMMHASTSPFYPMFAALDVNAQIHDGPAGRRLWRDCVRNGVEARKLLLKSCRHIAPFIPRQVDGRPWAEHPTEQIVDELRFFRFQPGESWHGFEGYAENQYFVDPCKLLLTTPGIARDTHEYEPFGAPAAVLAHFLREQGVIPEKSDLYSILFLLTPSESFGKLQSLIARLVQFEHHLENDSPLREVLPSLCVAHPQVYEGLRLRQLCQRMHDFYREHDIKRRQKEMFRRQHLPRRAMTPQAANAALVRNEVELVPLSAIEGRIAAEGALPYPPGVLCVVPGEVWGGPALRYFRTLEAGINALPGFEPELQGVYVRAEADGLRRAYGYVLKKG
- a CDS encoding ABC transporter permease; the protein is MSPGRRAVWSREWARLRADPLDLAMLGWVPLLLGLLMLWTFSAGLATRLPIAVLDQDHSGPSRQLQRLLDAAPGLALSAAPADPAEARALLRDGRVYALLVIPAGLARELKRGRAAQVQLLHNAQFSTHSGLIQKDVRGAVGTMSAGIELLAREKRGQSPLAAAQSFEPLRAGLASQYNTALNYQQFLATALMPALLHLLAMVAGAWTAGRELRDASSPAWLDAAGGRAWPALLAKLAPAWLLLCATDALILLALQGLGLLQSGAMLLALHAALLALYLALGAALALLARSLRLALSAAGFITAPAFAFSGIGFPLMAMPEGARLWAEALPLTWTLQVQVGLLQQGWAARAALPLLGALLAGTLALLALAAWRLPRVAHDPAAWGKR
- a CDS encoding PPK2 family polyphosphate kinase — protein: MPKPHDPLAPYRLAAETELDLVDFDPAAKPCSGGDKAADKREVEALALELDALQNLFYADRRFKLLVVLQGLDTSGKDGTLRGVFGRMSPLGVHTVSWKAPSSAERDHDYLWRIHQQVPAAGEITVFNRSHYEDVLVPLVNGAIDTKQARQRYAQIRDFERLLSETGTVILKFMLHISKDEQRERLQARLDDPEKRWKFQASDLQTRAQWDAYQRAYGRALGATASPWAPWHIVPADSKTHRNLMIARLLKTSLQALPLRYPDLDPALAKLKVQ